The following nucleotide sequence is from Echeneis naucrates chromosome 17, fEcheNa1.1, whole genome shotgun sequence.
AGGGCAGAGTACCATACCCAGGTGAGAAGGAGAGCTGCACGGTTCATCAGTGATGGGATTCTACCTCAAATGGCAGGACTCGCTTCCCGCTTTTCTTAATTCAGAGCCTGAACTGAGATCTCTCAAATTTCcctcacaggaaacaggaatAATTCAGGATTATTCCAACATGCTGGTTCTGATTCAGCATCTCCGTGATAGGATTTTCTCACACAGGCAGATCAGAATAGAACCACGTAAAGATGATGTGAGTCAGCAGATGTCTAATGACTTAACAGGACATGGGGAAGtaccccctctccctccccatcATCTGCCCCCTGCTGTCTCTGAGCAGTACTGCAGCAGGTCTGCTGTTTACAGAGCCTGACCGGCACTGATTACAGACTGGGCCATATGGCAGACTTAACCACCATCCCTTGTAGAAGGCCATCTGGCTCCTGTGGCCTTCTTGGTTTCAGTGCAAACCATTTGGTCTAATTAATTCACCACAGAGACTGAACCCCCTCCTTCCCTGCCGTCCCCTCCCCGAAATTTTTATGACTCACTGGACGTTTGTGGCTCTGGTTCTACCCTTCCACAGTATTTTTGAGGAGCTCTATTTCTGTTCCCTCCCTGATAGCGTCGACTCAGCAGCAGGGGCCAGGTATACAGAGCATCTGCATGGGAACACaatctttttctattttcatctgCACAGATTTAGATCCCTACATACACTCAGATATATGACAGGCACGCTATTAGAGCCGAGGATTTCAGACATAAGAAATAAATCACGCCAGCACCTCGCCGTCTGACATACCAAAGTCACTGGGTCCTGGTCTCACCAGCTGCTGTGGGCCTTGGCTCTCTCCCGAGTGTGAGATAATCTGATCCCCACTCTCCcacaaagagatggaaggagtgtgggtggagggggtgggcAGAGACGGAGAGGATGCGGCCATCTCCATGACCACTGACTCTGTCATAACCTCTTTTAGTTGCAGTTCCCTATGGAGCTGTTTCCGCGTCGTGTCACTGGGTTCAGAATCACTGTCTTCCTGTCTCGGGAAGGAATCCACGACTCTGGGCCTCCAGTGGGGCCGGAAGAGGCCAGAGGGATTATGtagttctgttgttttttatgaCTGCAGTTTACTTGATGAAGTAAAAGACTGGTAATCTGTAATTAGATATGAACAGTGAACAGCAACAGACGTTTTATTCTCTGATCGCATTTTATCTCTACAAAACATTAACAGCATTTTTGCACTGAACGTTTTAACCTAGAAATTGTCAACACGTCTTCCAGGAAATAATGAGCCAACATCCACactagttttttttcttcttctttgacacAATGGTTTGCGTGGGCATATTCTCCCACTGTCAGCTGCAGAAGGAAATGTTCTCTGCTGCCTCGGGCTGCACACTGTGCTGTTTCCTAATTAAAACTTTTCCCATTGACTTTTTCACCACAAAACTTTGGCAAAATTCACACCAATAGGCTTTGATAACCAACAGAGGACAAGAGTTTTGTCAACAtgattttaacaacaaaaactggaggggcttttcatgctttttttcacaatctctgcagccatggttcatgcttttatttctttttgttttttcttttaggtaTGGTGAACCGAGAGGTACTTGAGCAGGTAGAAAGGGGTTACCGGATGCCCTGCCCTCAGGGCTGCCCCGAGTCTCTTCACGAGATGATGAGGCAGTGCTGGAAGAAGGAGCCGGATGAGAGACCCACATTTGAATACATCCAGTCCTTTTTGGAAGACTACTTCACAGCCACGGAGCCACAGTATCAGCCAGGGGACAACCTCTAGTCTGGGTGTTCTGAAGGGGGTTGGGGGTtgcgggagggggggggtggacTTTGGCACTACAGAGAGGTACATCAGTGAAGATCAAAACTTGGGACACCAGAGAAGTTGGATTAGCCGGCAGATGCTCTGCTGGAACTTCAGAGAAAGAGGTTTCCAAAAGTAGTCCACAACCACACTGGCATATTTGCAAATGAACgaacaaaacatgttttctgaagTTGAGGTTTGTCTCTTGTGTCCCAGGGACCAAATATTCGGGGAAGTGTGCAGGTGTGTCAAAGGTGCTGGTACATTAAACTCTGGGAACCCTGCTAATCAGAATAATCTATACGGACTGGCCATGACACTGTGATCACTAAGAGAGGGATTATCTCTTCATTTCAAATCTACTTGCAGATGCACAgttttttactttccttttttttttttaatactaaaTTTCCTCTATCTGATCCAATTCCCactctttgttttattgtattttatttgacaaGCAAGTCTTTGACCGTGGAATCAAGGTCTTTTATTTGTACATGAGTTTGGTTTGAATATGTAGGTCGATAAGTATGTtcttttggggattttttttaagtgaccaACAACTGTGGTTATGTTGTGAGTATGTGCTGTGTAAAGTTTTGATGGAGGGTGAAGTGAATGGAAAAGTAAATGAACTGTGTGGATGTAAAATGTACTGAGAGATCAAACCAgatgtacatacagtatgtgcaaagaaatgtatttttagcaGGTGTGATCAGCTGGGTGAATGAGAATATGAACATGATTTGCATGATTCTTTTTAACAGTCACTTGAATGATGACAtaaatttattacatttgtacttttttttttttttttttttaaattcatttagaTCTGGGACTTCAAATCATAAAGAGgtattttgatattttacagGTGCGAAACAATTTTCCTGtttaacattttataaatgttttgcaACGGACACTTCAGCTGTGAAATTTAAGGTTGAGTTCATCTGAAGTTAGCATCTTGTCTTTGCTTCGGTGCACAACTCTGCTGTATATGGACGCTAAACTCAGTTCTCCTTATATTGCACACATCTTAACGTCGTCCCACTTTCGATGGTACAGAGATCTGTTCAGCACACATCAGCATGTAAATCCTACATGCAGCTGgagtctttcttcctcttcttctcacCCGGCTTTGACTGCACACTCCAGTGCCCTTAGTTCTGTGTCTACCAGAGGGAGCGTTACATCCAAAACCGACTCTGTGACTCAAATCTCTTTATTTGTAAATGCAACTATGCAAAGTCATCCAGTGATATTTAACGGAACATCTACGAATGGTGTTTGGCGTGTGTGCAGCTCCCTTTTGGGCTTCATTATTTCCATACCCAGCGGAGGAGAAGATGGATCACTTCTTAAACAAAGTTCCTAGTtgcagacaaaaataaacaccttGCTCACACTGTGGCCCAGACAGggcttcagtgtttttatagAGATTGAGAATACAAAAGTCCCGTAACCCATTTTTAGAGGTTCTTTACTGTGTCCGGCTGTGTGTGATGAGAAATCTGAGGAGATTCAGCACAGAAGCTTAAGAactgaacttttcttttctgtaattttctttctgctcttctcTCACAAGAACCTTATATCTGATTGTTCCTAATGATGGGAACTTGATCTAGTGCGGAGACAAGGACATTACTGAGTATGGTAACTAATATGGTTTTtgtacagaaaataaaagttttactCAAGTTGTACTTCCTTCAGCAAATTTTTTCTTCATGTAGATGTTGACACTTTGGTTTGGAGGTAATTCTCAAGGAGTCATCCAAGAATTATTGGGGAAAATTTTTGTATTTCCTTTAGTGtctttctgtgattttttttattttttatttttttttgagtcacacactatttgatttttcatttgtttttatggattTACACCATTTGTCAACAGCTAAGAAGGTCTTCGCCTTCTTTTTACATTCAGTTAATAGAGATAAATGACAGGCTGTGGTTTATAGTTACATTTTAGCAACTTTATGCCTATTAAACAGGTACACAGTCAACTTCTGGTGACAGGGAACACGCTAATAAAAGAACAGATGCAGCACTGCAGTTTCATTCGTCCTCCAACctgtaaacattttttaaggTCAGTAATGaatacaaatatttaattttacattttggaacctgcatcagaaaaacaaaagatgaggTGAAGATGAGTTCAGACATTAAAGTTCTCACCTGGCCATCTCCTTGTATTTGTCCAGAGCCTCCAGGGCCACATACTGGATGAAGGCCGGATCCTGCAGCTTCAGCTCCCCGGGAACAGAGAGGATGATGGGAGGAGAGTCCAAGATGTTCACCTCCAACTTGGTCTCAGTCACAGACACATTCTGTTCATCGTGGCTCTTTGGCGCCACCTAGAGAGTCAGATAAGTATTTTCACCACTTGGTGAGTTTGTCTTCAGTTAGAATAAAGCTTGTGTTATAAGATAAGGTTAGCTAGGTGGTGTCCTTTTGGCTGCATTTGAATCATTCTTTATTTAGATAGAGAATGCTTCTGTCTGTTGTATTTAGCAGCTGGTGGACTTTCTGATGTAGTCCTCGTCCCCTCCTGCTCACCATGGTGACACGGAAGACATTTTCAagagagctgctgttgctgacGGCCTGAGCCACCCAGCTGAACTCAGCAGCCATGTTACTGATCCAGCTGGCTGTTTCATCAGTGTGGCGCTGGACGATAGCCAGGATCTCGTCATACTGCTCTTTGGACACGTCCAGCAGCTGGGACACCTCGTCCAGCTCCACGTGCAGCTCCCGAACACTCGGGCACTCTGGGAAAAGATGATGAAGGCGATGGTGGGTCAGACGGACACGTGTGAAGCTGTCACCTTAATGGATCGTGGGTGTGAGGCTGCTTCACCTGTGAGCAGAGCTCCCTGACAAACCTCACACTGGCTGTGCAGCTGCCAGCACTCTGACATCTGTTTACGAAGGTCTCTGCACAACCTGCGGTTCTGCAGGAGACGAGGAAAACTCTGCCTCTCTACACCAAAGAGAAAATGTTGAGTTACGTTTTGTTTGGCGTCCCACCTGTTCAACATGACAACACCCAATGATGGCCTGCATTGATATTTGAAAAGTATACATACAAGAAAAGGTAGATCCTctacctttcttcttctcttcctccacgGCCTCATGCAGGTCATCAAACACCTGGGTCACCACAGCTCCAAATTCCTCCACCACACTCTTGCCAAAGTCAAAGAAGGACTCTATCACCTCCTCCAGGCCCACACCCTGCAGGAAGCCGGAGTCCCGTGCTGGGTAGTAAGGATCAGAGGTGCTCTCCTCCATCAGGCCGTCAGTGTCATTCAGGAAGGAGCTCTGGAGGACTTTGTCCAGCCTGCTGCTCATCCTGGACACCAAAGCAACACTGCGGTTCACCACGGTGCCCACCTTGCTGATCAGTCGGTTGAAGGACTCTTCAATTTGCAAAAGCTCGGTGTCTGCATTTTCGGGGCCCTGGTTCACCAGGATGTCCCCTGCATCCACACGAGGCCCCCGGGCCCCAAAGCGCCTGGACACTCTGCGGAAGAAATCCTCTGCCTACAATACGGAAGGAAGATTGATTATTGACCAAGTCTTCATCTCCTAACCTGGAAGTTGTTAAATGATTTCTGGTTTTATATTTGGATAGGTGCCTCCTTCATCTTAGCCTGAATGTTAACTCTGTGTAAGTGAAGTAACCTCAGTCTGGACTTTGGCTGCATGCTTATGTTTCATGGTCAGATGTTATTTCCACATGTGGATTTGATCTGATGCACACAAAGGAAGTTTTCTAATTGTCACAATTAATTGTTTGATTAACATCCTGAATCTGAACCATCCGTTGGGTGTCCACCGGCCCAGGAGTCTGTGCTGTTTGGGTGGATGTTGTAAGAGTGGCAGAGGCTGGAGCTGCCGTTTTCATACCTTGGTGTGGAAAATAGCAAATCCCCTGCGGCAGGTGGAGGTGTAAAAAGTTTTACACGCATCTTCCAGACAAGGTCTGCACTCCTCCCACTCAGACTGCAGGGAGTCTTTACACtgctcctccgcctcctccagcttctctgtcaccTCCTTAGCCAGCTGGGCTGCCCCCTGGTGGCAGAAGGACAAACTCTTTATATTTTCCCCATCCTTGTCTGCTTTGGAAAGGTCAGCGTGATTCCTACCctctttttgttgctgctgtgactCAGAGACTTCATGAGGTGCTCGTGTTTCTGCTCGTTCCTCCACATCACCTCCTTCATCTGCTTCACCCCATACAGAGCTCTCGTCACCTCCTCGTCCACCAGTTTCTCACCGTCCACAGATAAACCtgggaaagaaacagagaggacaACCTTAATGAGACAGCTTTTATAAATGCTTACATAACCAGTTTTCACAGTCAAAGCAACAAATGCTGCAAAGACTGTTGGCTCAAGATGAGAGCAGAACAAATGTTGAGTCAACACATTGGCAGTGAAGTGAACAACATTTAATCAAACAGTTGGATAAATGAACTATTACAAAAGACACAGCTCCATGAGAGGAACTGTGGTAAAGTTATATTTGGATTCCTCAGAGCCAACTCACGCTCTAAGGTGTCCTCTGAGACAGCTTTGGGCTGGTCAGGAGCAGAGCACAGGAGACCCAGCGTCACCGCCAGGACAGCCAGACCGAGCAGGAGCTTCATCTTGGGCTCAGTCAGTGTTTGAGCGGAGCGATAAAAATCTCAGTCTGAAAGAACAAGGCCAGGCCAGACCAGATCTGGGGTTGTGTGCAGACTCACAGAAGTAAACACACAAGTCTGTATACAGCAACACAGAAACTTGTGTTTCAGTGAGGAAACTGAACAGGTGCTATCTAATCTGAGGCAGAGAGTTAATTGGATTTGAACTCTG
It contains:
- the clul1 gene encoding clusterin-like protein 1 is translated as MKLLLGLAVLAVTLGLLCSAPDQPKAVSEDTLERLSVDGEKLVDEEVTRALYGVKQMKEVMWRNEQKHEHLMKSLSHSSNKKRGAAQLAKEVTEKLEEAEEQCKDSLQSEWEECRPCLEDACKTFYTSTCRRGFAIFHTKAEDFFRRVSRRFGARGPRVDAGDILVNQGPENADTELLQIEESFNRLISKVGTVVNRSVALVSRMSSRLDKVLQSSFLNDTDGLMEESTSDPYYPARDSGFLQGVGLEEVIESFFDFGKSVVEEFGAVVTQVFDDLHEAVEEEKKKERQSFPRLLQNRRLCRDLRKQMSECWQLHSQCEVCQGALLTECPSVRELHVELDEVSQLLDVSKEQYDEILAIVQRHTDETASWISNMAAEFSWVAQAVSNSSSLENVFRVTMVAPKSHDEQNVSVTETKLEVNILDSPPIILSVPGELKLQDPAFIQYVALEALDKYKEMAR